From Nonlabens sp. Ci31, the proteins below share one genomic window:
- a CDS encoding DNA cytosine methyltransferase, with protein MIIKKRIVKSSCIPIIDLFAGPGGLGEGFMSLKDNEGKSIFDIKLSIEKDINAHKTLTLRSFYRQFVKNNKRVPEDYYIALREADLLKRERLIEEMLDSYDEGAIAREEAKLIELGSEEWTAKTVDKVIKNQLGNNKKWVLIGGPPCQAYSNVGRSRVGGISKEDHRVYLYEEYLRIIKKHKPAVFVMENVKGLLSAKVDGEKVFDWMKRDLKVGDNYIIHSLVKPIEKDSDFLIKTEKYGVPQMRHRVILLGIRKDYKHLGEYLTEKKEITLKSVIGDLPEVRSGLNRRFTSYHVNEVYKNGKSKRLYKNLNDSTPSWLKEMSQNIIQIKKWGELELNGLSFGPKEIKLGTGAEFIKAKNVISKNHVLKDWFIDKRLKGILNHESRSHLTQDLMRYLFASLYVEKYDRFPRLNDYANHSRDLLPDHANVASGKFADRFRVQVPNKPATTVTSHISKDGHYFIHYDASQCRSLTVREAARIQTFPDNYLFRGSRTAQYHQVGNAVPPFLAFQIASIVKNIIEDSRITSD; from the coding sequence TTGATTATTAAAAAACGCATAGTGAAATCATCTTGTATTCCTATTATAGATCTGTTTGCTGGCCCAGGAGGACTCGGTGAAGGCTTTATGTCATTAAAAGATAACGAAGGTAAATCTATTTTTGACATCAAACTTTCCATAGAAAAAGATATAAATGCTCATAAGACTCTCACATTAAGAAGTTTTTATAGACAGTTTGTTAAAAACAACAAACGAGTTCCTGAAGATTATTATATCGCTTTAAGAGAAGCCGATTTATTAAAAAGAGAGAGGCTTATTGAAGAAATGTTAGATAGTTATGATGAAGGAGCTATTGCAAGAGAGGAAGCAAAACTAATTGAATTAGGCTCTGAAGAATGGACTGCCAAAACAGTTGACAAAGTCATTAAAAATCAATTGGGGAATAATAAGAAATGGGTGTTAATTGGAGGGCCTCCGTGCCAAGCTTATTCAAATGTAGGTAGATCTAGAGTTGGTGGTATAAGCAAAGAAGATCATAGGGTCTACTTGTACGAAGAATATCTAAGAATAATCAAAAAACACAAACCTGCTGTTTTTGTAATGGAAAATGTTAAAGGTCTTTTATCAGCGAAAGTTGATGGTGAAAAAGTCTTTGACTGGATGAAAAGAGATTTAAAAGTAGGTGATAATTACATTATTCATTCTTTAGTTAAACCAATAGAAAAAGATTCAGACTTTTTAATTAAAACTGAAAAATATGGGGTGCCACAAATGAGGCATAGAGTTATCCTATTAGGAATTAGAAAGGATTATAAACACCTCGGTGAATATTTAACGGAGAAAAAGGAGATCACCCTAAAATCCGTGATTGGAGATTTACCTGAAGTAAGAAGTGGATTAAATAGAAGGTTTACTAGTTATCATGTCAATGAAGTTTACAAAAATGGAAAATCTAAAAGACTATATAAAAATCTTAATGACTCTACCCCTAGTTGGTTAAAAGAAATGTCCCAGAATATTATTCAAATTAAAAAATGGGGAGAATTGGAGTTGAATGGGCTTTCTTTTGGGCCAAAAGAAATTAAATTGGGAACAGGAGCTGAGTTCATTAAAGCTAAAAATGTTATTTCCAAAAATCATGTGCTTAAAGATTGGTTTATTGATAAGCGTTTAAAAGGCATATTGAATCATGAATCTCGTTCGCATTTGACGCAAGATCTAATGCGTTATTTATTTGCAAGTCTATACGTCGAAAAGTATGATAGATTTCCAAGGCTAAATGATTATGCTAATCATAGCAGAGACTTGTTACCTGACCATGCCAATGTAGCATCTGGGAAATTTGCAGATCGTTTTAGAGTTCAAGTGCCCAACAAACCAGCTACCACTGTAACCAGTCATATTTCAAAAGATGGTCATTATTTTATTCACTACGACGCATCTCAATGTAGATCTCTTACTGTGAGAGAAGCTGCACGCATTCAAACATTCCCTGATAATTATTTATTTAGAGGAAGTCGAACAGCACAATATCATCAGGTTGGTAATGCCGTACCACCTTTTTTGGCGTTTCAAATTGCCTCAATTGTTAAAAATATAATTGAGGATTCCCGTATTACAAGTGATTAA
- a CDS encoding IS30 family transposase — protein MKKYNQLSPAQRYQIESLLKVGLSQTDIAFQIGVDKSTISRELNRNVAKRGYSAGYYIAERAQLKTDQRHTTKSKRVLLSEALKKRIECLMKYEKWSPELISKRLLKESEFCVSHETIYKWIWMAKYSNHKDHKDYKRLYKHLRHTGRRQKRNNIKDRRGAIIGRIGIDKRPKVVAQRSRVGDIEVDLMMGSNHKSALLVMTDRTTLVTMLERLSSKNADEVYEKMYHRLTRFDSSWIKTITFDNGKEFSQHAKIAEDLNVKTYFTRPYTSQDKGTVENRIGVIRRFFPKKTDLREVTDKRIKEVERLLNYRPIRKFNYNNPIEVLKNKSVALMG, from the coding sequence ATGAAAAAATACAATCAATTGAGCCCTGCTCAAAGATATCAAATAGAATCACTACTTAAAGTAGGATTGTCACAAACTGATATAGCCTTTCAGATAGGGGTAGATAAAAGTACAATTAGCCGTGAGCTCAATCGTAATGTTGCAAAGCGAGGATATTCGGCTGGATACTACATCGCTGAGCGTGCTCAACTTAAAACCGACCAGCGTCACACAACAAAGTCTAAGAGAGTTCTTTTAAGCGAAGCGCTCAAGAAAAGGATTGAGTGCCTTATGAAATATGAAAAGTGGAGTCCAGAGCTTATTTCTAAACGTCTTTTGAAGGAATCTGAGTTCTGTGTTAGCCACGAGACTATCTATAAATGGATATGGATGGCTAAATACAGTAATCACAAGGATCATAAGGATTACAAGAGGCTTTACAAACATTTACGCCATACTGGACGTAGACAAAAACGTAATAATATTAAAGACAGGCGAGGTGCTATCATAGGTAGGATTGGTATAGACAAACGCCCTAAAGTCGTAGCTCAGAGGTCGCGCGTAGGTGATATAGAAGTTGATCTTATGATGGGAAGTAATCACAAATCTGCACTTCTGGTAATGACCGATAGGACTACATTGGTAACAATGTTAGAGAGGTTAAGCAGTAAGAATGCAGATGAAGTTTATGAGAAAATGTATCATAGGCTTACAAGATTTGACTCTTCCTGGATAAAGACGATTACATTTGATAATGGGAAAGAGTTCTCACAACACGCTAAAATTGCTGAAGACCTAAATGTGAAAACTTACTTTACAAGACCTTATACCTCACAAGACAAAGGAACTGTAGAAAATAGAATAGGTGTCATTAGAAGGTTCTTTCCCAAGAAAACAGACCTGAGAGAAGTTACAGACAAAAGAATAAAAGAAGTAGAAAGATTACTAAATTACAGACCCATTAGAAAGTTTAATTACAATAACCCGATTGAAGTCCTAAAAAATAAGTCTGTTGCACTTATGGGTTGA
- a CDS encoding HigA family addiction module antitoxin, producing MEKLANIHPGEILNFEFLEPLEITAYRLSKDLKIPQTRISEIIKGKRRITADTALRLSKYFGNSAKFWLGIQDDYDIEEEKENKQKELNEIEHYGNKNVA from the coding sequence ATGGAAAAGTTAGCAAATATACATCCAGGAGAGATTTTGAATTTTGAATTTCTTGAGCCTCTTGAAATTACAGCATATCGACTTTCAAAGGACTTAAAAATTCCACAAACTCGGATATCAGAAATCATAAAAGGTAAGCGCAGAATTACAGCCGATACAGCTTTACGATTGAGTAAATATTTCGGAAATTCCGCAAAATTTTGGCTTGGAATCCAAGATGATTATGACATCGAAGAAGAGAAAGAAAACAAACAAAAGGAACTCAACGAAATCGAACATTACGGAAACAAAAACGTTGCCTAA
- a CDS encoding type II toxin-antitoxin system RelE/ParE family toxin, giving the protein MIISFGSKQTEQIWNGVRVKKMPIEIQNVGRRKLRMLNNSQDISDLRIPPSNRLEKLTGKLKEYYSIRINKQWRIIFIWENGNASEVEIIDYH; this is encoded by the coding sequence ATGATTATTTCTTTTGGTTCGAAACAGACCGAACAAATTTGGAATGGAGTCCGAGTAAAAAAAATGCCGATTGAAATACAAAACGTTGGACGTCGGAAACTAAGAATGTTGAATAACTCGCAGGATATATCTGATTTGAGAATTCCACCTTCAAACCGACTTGAAAAACTGACTGGAAAATTAAAAGAATATTATAGCATTCGGATTAACAAACAATGGCGAATTATATTCATTTGGGAAAACGGAAACGCAAGCGAAGTAGAAATAATCGATTATCATTAA
- the ltrA gene encoding group II intron reverse transcriptase/maturase, which yields MIAAVLKASNLYKAAHKVMQNKGASGVDGMLVSKLPLYIRANRDRISTSIHTNGYIPEAILGVSIPKKKGKPRLLGIPTVVDRCLQQAVSQILMIKFEYEFEPFSYGFRPKKNTQKAVLQAQEYINDGFQDIVDIDLKGFFDEVDHSLLLQLVYNKVDCPVTLRLIRKWLRAPILIKGRLVKRRKGIPQGSPLSPLLSNIMLDVLDKFLSNQGLRYLRYADDFSIYTKSKTTAKQVGNELYNFLKEKLHLPINRAKSGIRRPVNFELLGHGFVPIYKKGVKGQYQLVVSKSGWEKFKRNLKLLTKKTNPVSVSERLSRLTQVCRGWLNNYRLTNIYTKLKKLDEWLRNRLRYCIWHHWKKADRKRKNLICLGIEKGQAYAWSRTRMGGWAVAQSPILGTTITLSRLKRKGYKPMIDYLNRTQTSIF from the coding sequence ATGATTGCAGCAGTATTAAAAGCCAGTAACCTTTATAAAGCAGCGCACAAAGTGATGCAAAATAAAGGCGCGAGTGGAGTAGACGGTATGCTGGTTTCAAAATTGCCCTTATATATACGGGCAAATCGAGACCGAATAAGCACGTCTATCCACACCAATGGCTATATACCTGAAGCAATTTTAGGAGTATCCATACCCAAAAAGAAGGGCAAACCCCGTCTTTTAGGTATCCCCACCGTAGTAGACAGGTGTTTACAGCAGGCAGTAAGCCAGATACTAATGATCAAGTTCGAATATGAATTCGAGCCATTTAGCTATGGTTTTCGCCCTAAAAAGAATACCCAAAAAGCGGTATTACAAGCACAGGAATACATCAATGATGGCTTCCAAGACATTGTAGATATCGACTTAAAGGGATTCTTTGATGAAGTAGATCACAGTCTATTACTACAACTAGTCTACAACAAGGTAGATTGTCCAGTAACCCTGCGATTAATCCGCAAATGGTTACGAGCGCCCATACTTATAAAAGGTCGCTTAGTCAAACGACGAAAAGGTATTCCACAAGGAAGTCCATTAAGTCCTTTATTATCTAATATCATGTTAGATGTTTTAGATAAATTTCTTAGCAATCAAGGTCTTCGTTATTTGCGTTATGCAGACGATTTTAGTATTTACACAAAATCTAAAACAACCGCAAAGCAAGTAGGAAACGAGCTGTATAATTTTCTCAAAGAAAAACTGCACCTACCTATAAACCGAGCAAAAAGCGGGATACGTCGACCAGTAAATTTTGAACTGCTAGGGCATGGCTTTGTACCCATTTATAAGAAAGGTGTAAAAGGACAGTATCAACTTGTAGTAAGCAAAAGTGGATGGGAAAAATTCAAACGGAATCTAAAACTTTTAACCAAGAAAACCAATCCAGTATCGGTATCAGAACGATTAAGCAGACTCACACAAGTGTGTAGGGGATGGCTTAACAATTATCGGTTAACAAACATTTATACAAAGCTTAAAAAGCTAGATGAATGGCTGCGCAACCGTCTGCGATACTGCATCTGGCATCATTGGAAGAAAGCAGACAGGAAACGCAAGAATTTAATATGTTTAGGAATAGAAAAAGGTCAGGCGTATGCTTGGAGTAGAACCCGAATGGGAGGCTGGGCAGTAGCTCAAAGCCCTATACTAGGTACTACAATTACCCTATCTAGATTAAAACGAAAAGGCTACAAACCTATGATAGATTATCTGAATAGAACGCAAACTTCGATTTTTTGA
- a CDS encoding PIN-like domain-containing protein, giving the protein MNRKSFEKFELSSEKEKELWKDSLVIFDTSALIDFYSYPKETRQDIFNNIFPELKDRLWIPSHVQFEYLKNRKGIIEKPITENYNPIKEEKLKDLILAKSQILKISKEIKEETLKPEKHPFLPQESIDEFILFAKEIDEKIIKFDKDIKIEITKQETEIKSLNDDDTILKAFENNLKVGEELTHTEIMEIVKEGKLRYEFKIPPGYEDEKVKIGTQIFGDLIVWKQILSYSKEQNKNVIFICNDLKIDWCYKDKKTRNRIQSPRNELIKEFRDNNKKEFWMYSQSQFIYTAKKLLKIDFEDAKIKEISNVISNRNKGELIYECELCGNETIIPEENLNYEFECIESTERQMGTENHHKMEESLKCAYCRTSTDLVYEIWEYPQYTFNSDRISIENAKILKKPDFLSIFWDNHLDIPDEDMFRDR; this is encoded by the coding sequence ATGAATAGAAAAAGTTTTGAAAAATTTGAATTGAGTTCTGAAAAAGAAAAAGAACTTTGGAAAGATTCATTAGTCATTTTTGATACTTCTGCTCTTATTGACTTTTATTCATATCCGAAAGAAACTCGACAAGATATATTTAATAACATTTTCCCAGAACTTAAAGATAGATTATGGATACCATCTCACGTTCAATTTGAATATCTAAAAAATAGAAAGGGTATAATTGAAAAACCAATAACAGAAAATTATAATCCAATTAAGGAGGAAAAGTTAAAGGATTTAATTTTAGCTAAAAGTCAAATTCTAAAAATTTCTAAAGAAATTAAAGAAGAAACCTTAAAACCAGAAAAACACCCATTTCTTCCTCAAGAAAGTATTGATGAGTTCATTCTCTTCGCAAAAGAAATTGATGAAAAAATTATAAAGTTTGACAAAGACATCAAAATTGAAATCACAAAACAAGAAACTGAAATAAAGTCCTTAAATGATGATGACACCATTTTGAAAGCATTTGAAAATAATCTTAAAGTTGGAGAAGAACTCACTCACACCGAAATTATGGAAATCGTAAAGGAAGGGAAATTAAGATACGAATTCAAAATTCCACCTGGTTATGAAGACGAAAAAGTAAAAATAGGCACACAGATTTTCGGAGATTTAATAGTTTGGAAACAGATTTTATCTTATTCCAAAGAACAAAACAAGAATGTTATTTTTATTTGTAATGATTTAAAAATTGATTGGTGTTATAAAGACAAAAAAACACGAAATAGAATTCAAAGCCCTAGAAATGAGTTGATAAAAGAATTTCGAGATAATAATAAAAAAGAGTTTTGGATGTACAGTCAATCTCAATTTATTTATACTGCAAAAAAACTTTTGAAAATTGATTTTGAAGATGCTAAAATCAAAGAAATTTCAAATGTTATAAGTAACAGAAATAAAGGAGAACTTATTTATGAATGTGAGCTTTGTGGAAATGAAACTATAATTCCAGAAGAAAATTTAAATTATGAATTTGAGTGTATAGAAAGTACTGAAAGACAAATGGGAACTGAAAATCATCATAAAATGGAGGAGAGCTTAAAATGTGCATATTGTAGAACTTCGACAGACCTTGTATATGAAATATGGGAATATCCACAATACACATTTAATAGTGATAGAATAAGTATTGAAAATGCAAAAATTTTAAAAAAACCTGATTTTTTAAGCATATTTTGGGATAATCACCTTGATATTCCTGACGAAGATATGTTTAGGGATAGATAA
- a CDS encoding helix-turn-helix domain-containing protein, translating to MKTDKRITSFDDHLDEQHGKVGTESRDRFQEEFETFKIGVLIQEARKKQHLTQQQLAEKVGTTKNYISRIENNASDIRLSTLMRIIREGLGGSLKLSLDV from the coding sequence ATGAAAACAGATAAAAGAATCACATCGTTTGATGACCATTTGGACGAACAACACGGAAAAGTTGGAACTGAATCCCGAGATAGATTCCAAGAAGAATTTGAGACATTTAAAATTGGTGTTTTAATTCAGGAGGCAAGGAAAAAACAACATTTAACTCAACAACAGCTTGCTGAAAAAGTTGGAACAACTAAAAACTATATTTCTAGAATTGAAAATAATGCTAGCGATATCCGACTTTCTACTCTGATGAGAATTATCCGAGAAGGATTAGGCGGAAGTTTAAAATTATCGCTTGACGTTTAG
- a CDS encoding type II toxin-antitoxin system RelE/ParE family toxin encodes MSEFKRDIGFYENHFKDFYLKQSLVVRKKIDWTLLVLRNTRIVPEKFLKNLTNTDGLWEVRISAGNGIFRIFCFFDKGNLIILLSGFQKKTQKTPKKEIKRAERLKKEYYENR; translated from the coding sequence TTGAGCGAATTTAAAAGAGACATCGGATTTTATGAAAACCACTTTAAGGATTTCTATTTAAAGCAATCGCTCGTTGTTCGTAAGAAAATAGATTGGACACTTTTAGTTTTGAGAAATACTCGAATTGTTCCAGAAAAATTCTTGAAAAATCTTACGAATACAGACGGACTTTGGGAAGTGCGAATTTCAGCAGGAAACGGAATATTCCGAATTTTCTGCTTTTTTGACAAAGGTAATTTAATAATTCTGTTGAGCGGATTTCAAAAAAAAACGCAAAAGACACCCAAGAAAGAAATTAAAAGAGCGGAACGATTAAAAAAGGAATATTATGAAAACAGATAA
- a CDS encoding IS110 family transposase: MNKYKETYGVDISKDVFDVHGSSSGHNQYKNDATGFKKFLKDLPKESLVVMEATGYYHYRLAQFLYKNEVVVSVVNPLSVKRFIQMKLAKVKTDKSDAKMICEYGIINEVPLYNALTDVQSECLQLFRTLDNYIKHRTATKNKMHGEEVLGIPSKFTYQSLRRTKKYYDTEIKKIEAKILSLVKEEQQEQLTLLTSVPGIGQKTALFLIIVTDGFSKFETASQLCSYVGITPTTRVSGSSVRGRARISKVGNRKLRNLLFLCSFNACKYNKACRELYERIVNKGKSKKLALIAVANKLIKQCFAIAKSGRPYDETYVSVLPR, encoded by the coding sequence ATGAATAAATATAAAGAAACTTATGGAGTTGACATCAGTAAAGATGTTTTTGATGTGCACGGCAGTAGTTCGGGGCACAATCAGTATAAAAACGATGCGACTGGCTTTAAGAAATTTCTTAAAGACTTACCTAAGGAATCCTTAGTAGTTATGGAAGCTACGGGCTATTATCATTATCGACTTGCTCAGTTTCTTTACAAAAATGAAGTGGTAGTCTCTGTTGTTAATCCTTTGTCTGTAAAGCGTTTTATACAAATGAAATTAGCAAAAGTTAAGACAGATAAAAGCGATGCAAAGATGATCTGTGAGTATGGAATAATTAACGAGGTTCCTTTGTATAATGCCTTAACAGATGTTCAGAGTGAATGTTTGCAATTATTTAGAACCCTAGATAATTATATAAAACACCGCACTGCTACAAAGAATAAAATGCACGGAGAAGAGGTTTTAGGGATACCGTCAAAGTTCACATATCAATCTTTGAGAAGAACTAAGAAGTATTATGATACCGAGATTAAAAAAATTGAAGCAAAGATTCTCTCCCTAGTAAAAGAGGAGCAGCAAGAACAGCTCACCTTGCTAACTTCTGTACCAGGAATAGGCCAGAAGACTGCTTTATTTTTAATCATCGTTACAGATGGTTTTTCTAAGTTTGAAACAGCCTCGCAGTTATGCAGCTATGTAGGCATTACACCAACGACAAGAGTCTCTGGCAGCAGTGTTAGAGGCAGGGCACGGATAAGTAAGGTTGGTAATAGAAAGCTTCGTAATCTATTGTTTTTATGTTCTTTTAATGCCTGTAAGTACAACAAAGCGTGTCGAGAACTTTATGAGCGAATAGTGAACAAAGGTAAAAGCAAAAAACTAGCGCTAATTGCTGTTGCAAATAAGCTAATTAAACAGTGTTTCGCTATCGCAAAATCTGGAAGACCTTATGACGAAACTTACGTTTCTGTCTTGCCTAGATAA
- a CDS encoding WG repeat-containing protein, with protein sequence MNSSESQTYKRISGNKTWGFVNQDGDTIIPLNKYKFLNPIGEEGMILGENNGKRGYINIAQDTLIPFIYDDLSVFSHGLAPAKKNGKFGYIDRNGVVVIPFKYENESHFYKCKLASARLNGKYGFIDQKGNQVVPIKFEKVKSNKIDSFVCVMQNKKWAFFSCSGEQLTDFDFDKITESYYDDRNYTYFKRGLCRVEKNGKIAYLNEDFKEVVNFGTYDAAEPFRNYLAIVAKNGKYGIIDTLGNVILPIKYDFIEHPTEYSNESDLFAVKKGKNIQLLSKSANPITDFDIKEFEWDSYKNEISHQRYFLTTKSNGMVGTVSDKGNVEIPFEYLKIEPFDGKKVTYAKQNGKYGLIDYKGKVILPFKYDNAYSQKLTKHFVFKEVDKVGILDEMGKQIVSFSYQDITPVHYDRNNKFIVQQNGLFGIIDKNENVIIPIEFNEISNWVEYGPTEHFVTKNAKKGLISREGEIVIPTEYDEIWVDNSKLIKVKNNKLYGTIDWNNNLVHPIKYEEVLWEWPYLTNKPLDTIYVKDNGRYFSTDLQGKILEQNVSNKLIDEKFGYILDYR encoded by the coding sequence TTGAATTCGTCTGAATCTCAAACCTACAAAAGAATTAGTGGTAATAAAACTTGGGGATTTGTAAACCAAGATGGAGATACAATTATACCTCTTAACAAATATAAATTTCTGAATCCAATTGGCGAAGAAGGAATGATACTTGGAGAAAATAATGGAAAAAGAGGTTATATAAATATCGCTCAAGACACTTTAATACCATTTATTTATGACGATTTAAGTGTATTTTCTCACGGACTTGCACCTGCGAAAAAAAATGGAAAATTTGGATATATCGATAGAAATGGAGTTGTTGTTATTCCATTCAAATATGAAAATGAAAGTCACTTTTACAAATGTAAATTGGCGAGTGCCAGATTGAATGGCAAATATGGATTTATTGACCAAAAAGGAAATCAAGTTGTTCCAATAAAATTTGAAAAAGTTAAAAGCAATAAAATAGATTCATTTGTTTGTGTAATGCAAAATAAAAAATGGGCATTTTTCTCTTGTAGTGGCGAACAACTAACAGATTTTGATTTTGACAAAATAACCGAGTCATATTATGATGACCGCAATTATACCTATTTCAAACGAGGTCTTTGCAGAGTTGAAAAAAATGGCAAAATAGCTTATCTCAATGAAGATTTTAAAGAGGTAGTGAATTTTGGAACGTATGACGCAGCGGAGCCTTTTCGGAACTATTTAGCGATTGTTGCAAAAAATGGCAAGTATGGGATTATCGACACTCTTGGTAATGTTATTCTACCAATTAAATACGACTTCATCGAACATCCAACTGAATATTCAAATGAATCTGACCTTTTTGCAGTTAAGAAAGGTAAAAACATTCAGCTTTTGAGTAAAAGTGCAAATCCAATAACTGATTTTGACATTAAAGAATTTGAATGGGATAGTTATAAAAATGAGATATCACATCAAAGATATTTTCTTACCACCAAAAGTAACGGAATGGTCGGAACAGTTTCTGATAAGGGCAATGTTGAAATTCCATTTGAATATCTAAAAATAGAGCCTTTTGATGGTAAGAAAGTAACTTATGCAAAACAAAACGGAAAATATGGATTAATTGACTATAAAGGTAAAGTTATACTTCCTTTTAAATATGATAATGCATACTCACAAAAGTTAACCAAACATTTCGTTTTTAAGGAAGTAGATAAAGTTGGAATTTTGGACGAAATGGGAAAGCAAATAGTATCATTTTCTTATCAAGATATTACGCCAGTTCATTATGATAGAAATAATAAATTCATAGTCCAACAAAACGGACTTTTTGGTATAATTGACAAAAATGAAAACGTGATTATACCAATTGAGTTTAATGAAATATCCAATTGGGTGGAATATGGGCCAACAGAGCATTTTGTAACCAAAAATGCAAAAAAAGGACTTATTAGTCGTGAAGGAGAAATTGTTATACCAACGGAATATGATGAAATTTGGGTTGATAATTCAAAACTTATTAAAGTGAAAAATAATAAGCTTTACGGAACAATTGATTGGAACAATAATCTCGTTCATCCAATAAAATACGAGGAAGTTTTATGGGAATGGCCTTATTTAACTAATAAACCTTTAGACACAATTTATGTCAAAGATAATGGCAGATACTTTTCGACTGATTTACAAGGAAAAATATTAGAACAAAATGTTAGTAATAAGTTGATTGATGAAAAATTCGGATATATATTAGATTACCGATAA
- a CDS encoding porin family protein, which produces MKNLLLLSIIAILGLSNSIIAQDVNFGLKTGLNISNFTGGDADRNNIFSFHVGGFAEFELNEKFSLQPELLYSRQGSEAENSIKIKLDYLVIPLMAKYYLSEKFSLEAGPQVSFLVNDKAEFNNSSIADAETDASSFDFGLNLGFGYNINSNLFAQARYNYGITTVVENPDIKNSVFQISLGYKF; this is translated from the coding sequence ATGAAAAACCTTTTGCTACTATCAATTATTGCTATTTTAGGACTATCAAATTCAATTATAGCTCAAGATGTAAATTTTGGATTAAAAACAGGACTTAATATTTCCAACTTCACCGGAGGTGACGCAGACAGGAATAATATCTTCAGTTTTCACGTTGGTGGATTTGCCGAATTTGAACTAAACGAAAAGTTTTCACTTCAACCAGAATTATTATATTCCAGACAAGGTTCAGAAGCTGAAAATTCAATAAAAATCAAATTAGATTATCTAGTAATCCCTTTGATGGCAAAATATTATCTGTCTGAAAAATTCAGTTTAGAAGCTGGACCGCAAGTGTCATTTTTGGTTAATGATAAAGCAGAATTTAATAATAGTTCAATTGCTGATGCTGAAACAGATGCCTCAAGTTTTGATTTTGGCCTTAATTTAGGTTTTGGATATAATATCAATTCTAATCTATTTGCGCAAGCACGATATAATTACGGTATTACAACAGTTGTAGAAAACCCTGATATAAAAAATAGTGTATTTCAGATTTCATTGGGATATAAGTTTTAA
- a CDS encoding DUF2971 domain-containing protein, translating into MNELLYKYRSLDNFKNFVDIILKNRLYAARYKDLNDPMEGQYYYRHGELNHSVREKIRNEKGELRICSLSKVRNNELMWSHYANGQTGVAIGVRISDPNYTTENVLYNGITYVRDQDYNDQTARQILCHKLDVWAYEEEKRIFTMNEQYVKISVHEIITGRRMNTRDISLITELIEKINPNIEIIRADDIM; encoded by the coding sequence ATGAACGAGCTATTATACAAATACAGAAGTTTAGACAACTTTAAAAACTTTGTTGACATAATTTTAAAAAACAGACTTTACGCTGCTCGATACAAAGATTTGAATGACCCAATGGAAGGTCAATATTACTATAGACACGGAGAACTAAATCACAGTGTTCGTGAGAAAATAAGGAATGAAAAAGGAGAATTAAGAATATGCTCATTATCAAAAGTCAGGAATAACGAACTGATGTGGTCACACTATGCAAACGGACAAACTGGAGTAGCAATTGGAGTGAGAATTAGTGACCCAAATTATACCACTGAAAACGTGTTATATAACGGAATAACTTATGTCAGAGACCAAGATTATAACGACCAAACTGCTCGACAAATTCTCTGTCATAAATTAGATGTTTGGGCTTACGAAGAAGAAAAGCGGATTTTTACAATGAACGAACAATACGTAAAAATTTCTGTTCACGAAATAATCACAGGACGAAGAATGAATACTCGAGATATTAGTTTAATAACTGAATTAATAGAAAAGATAAATCCAAATATTGAAATAATTAGAGCAGACGACATAATGTAG